In Arsenicicoccus sp. oral taxon 190, the following are encoded in one genomic region:
- a CDS encoding ABC transporter ATP-binding protein has product MSGPGMSNWQMMRSLTKDSSVKDRRLAPGTARRVLGYADRYRGQIAVFLVLILVDASLVVATPLLLGKVVDDGVIPGNRSVVVTIALVLAVLALVDAALALVERWFSARIGEGLIYDLRTQVFGHVLAQPIAFFTRAQTGALVTRLNSDVIGAQSAFTSILSTTVSNVVSVVFIVVAMASKSWVLTLAALALLPVFLVPARVMGRRLAGLQHESMGLNAELGTRMTERFNVAGALLVKLFGRPADETRDYAERAGRVRDIGVRIALNRTFFFTGLTFVAALATAVVYGVGGLMAIDGSLSVGALLALAALLGRLYGPLTALSNVRVDVMTALVSFERVFEVLDLQPLVREVEHPRTIPDRAVSVELDDVTFAYPSADEISLESLEQGGATGDRAGGGPVLRGVSFRVEPGRLVALVGPSGAGKTTITSLMARLYDPTSGSVRVGGVDLREASFDSLHEVVGMVTQEAHLFHDTIRANLDYARPGVTDEDVWRALRAAQVATLVESLPEGLDTVVGDRGHRLSGGEKQRLAIARLLLKSPGLVILDEATAHLDSESEVAVQRALDSALHGRTAMVIAHRLSTVRGADLILVVDGGRIVQQGTHAELLERGGLYAELYHTQFTD; this is encoded by the coding sequence ATGAGCGGACCCGGGATGAGCAACTGGCAGATGATGCGGTCCCTCACCAAGGACTCCTCCGTCAAGGACCGCAGGCTCGCCCCCGGCACCGCCCGCCGCGTCCTCGGCTACGCCGACCGTTACCGCGGCCAGATCGCGGTCTTCCTCGTCCTCATCCTCGTCGACGCGTCGCTGGTGGTGGCGACCCCGCTGCTGCTCGGCAAGGTCGTCGACGACGGCGTCATCCCCGGCAACCGCTCGGTCGTCGTCACCATCGCGCTGGTGCTGGCGGTGCTCGCGCTGGTCGACGCCGCCCTGGCGCTGGTGGAGCGGTGGTTCTCCGCCCGCATCGGCGAAGGGCTCATCTACGACCTGCGCACCCAGGTCTTCGGGCACGTGCTGGCCCAGCCCATCGCCTTCTTCACCCGTGCCCAGACCGGAGCGCTCGTGACCCGGCTCAACAGCGACGTCATCGGCGCGCAGTCGGCCTTCACGTCCATCCTGTCCACCACGGTGAGCAACGTCGTCTCGGTCGTCTTCATCGTCGTCGCCATGGCCAGCAAGTCGTGGGTGCTCACCCTCGCGGCCCTGGCCCTGCTGCCCGTCTTCCTCGTGCCGGCGCGGGTGATGGGCCGCCGTCTCGCCGGGCTGCAGCACGAGTCGATGGGCCTCAACGCCGAGCTGGGCACCCGGATGACCGAGCGCTTCAACGTGGCGGGCGCGCTGCTCGTCAAGCTCTTCGGCCGTCCCGCGGACGAGACGCGGGACTACGCCGAGCGGGCCGGTCGGGTCCGTGACATCGGGGTCCGCATCGCCCTCAACCGCACCTTCTTCTTCACCGGACTCACCTTCGTGGCCGCCCTCGCCACCGCCGTCGTCTACGGCGTCGGTGGTCTGATGGCGATCGACGGGTCCCTGTCCGTCGGCGCCCTGCTCGCGCTGGCGGCGCTGCTCGGCCGGCTCTACGGCCCGCTCACGGCCCTGTCCAACGTGCGCGTCGACGTCATGACCGCGCTGGTCAGCTTCGAGCGGGTCTTCGAGGTCCTGGACCTGCAGCCGCTGGTGCGCGAGGTGGAGCACCCGCGCACCATCCCCGACCGCGCCGTCTCGGTGGAGCTCGACGACGTGACCTTCGCCTACCCCTCCGCCGACGAGATCTCGCTCGAGTCGCTCGAGCAGGGCGGCGCGACCGGTGACCGGGCCGGCGGCGGCCCCGTGCTGCGGGGCGTGTCCTTCCGGGTCGAGCCCGGCCGGCTGGTCGCGCTCGTCGGGCCCAGCGGCGCCGGCAAGACCACCATCACCTCCCTGATGGCGCGCCTCTACGACCCCACCTCCGGGTCGGTCCGCGTCGGAGGCGTCGACCTGCGGGAGGCGTCCTTCGACTCCCTGCACGAGGTCGTCGGCATGGTCACCCAGGAGGCCCACCTCTTCCACGACACCATCCGCGCCAACCTCGACTACGCGCGCCCCGGCGTCACCGACGAGGACGTATGGCGGGCCCTGCGGGCCGCCCAGGTCGCCACCCTCGTCGAGTCGCTCCCGGAGGGGCTGGACACCGTGGTCGGCGACCGGGGCCACCGCCTCTCCGGCGGCGAGAAGCAGCGACTCGCCATCGCCCGGCTGCTGCTCAAGAGCCCCGGCCTGGTGATCCTCGACGAGGCGACCGCCCACCTGGACAGCGAGTCCGAGGTCGCCGTCCAGCGCGCCCTGGACTCGGCGCTGCACGGCCGCACCGCCATGGTCATCGCGCACCGCCTCTCGACCGTGCGCGGCGCCGACCTGATCCTCGTCGTCGACGGGGGCCGCATCGTCCAGCAGGGCACCCACGCCGAGCTCCTCGAGCGGGGCGGCCTCTACGCCGAGCTGTACCACACGCAGTTCACCGACTGA
- a CDS encoding enoyl-CoA hydratase/isomerase family protein, with product MTQHPHLHVTADGPVLTVTLANPDERNAQTPSLWRALAAVGEAVGGDIRVVVLRAEGASFSAGLHRGMLSPAGMPDEPHLVATASREPDATAELIAGFQRAFRVWQELPQVVVAAVQGHAIGAGFQLALAADLRVCADDVQLAMRETSLGLVPDLAGTKPLVSCVGYARALEICATGRFVGASEAHAIGLATVVVPRDELDETTGDLVQALLDTPAGALRELKPLLRSATESPPGDQLRHEREAQVRRLAALARGDG from the coding sequence ATGACCCAGCACCCCCACCTGCACGTCACCGCCGACGGCCCGGTCCTCACCGTCACCCTGGCCAACCCTGACGAGCGCAACGCCCAGACGCCGTCGCTGTGGCGCGCGCTGGCGGCGGTGGGGGAGGCGGTGGGCGGCGACATACGGGTCGTCGTGCTCCGGGCCGAGGGCGCCAGCTTCAGCGCCGGGCTGCACCGGGGCATGCTCTCCCCGGCCGGTATGCCGGACGAGCCCCACCTCGTGGCCACCGCGTCGCGCGAGCCCGACGCGACCGCCGAGCTGATCGCGGGCTTCCAGCGGGCCTTCCGGGTGTGGCAGGAGCTGCCGCAGGTCGTGGTGGCCGCCGTGCAGGGGCACGCGATCGGGGCCGGTTTCCAGCTCGCGCTCGCCGCGGACCTGCGGGTCTGCGCCGATGACGTGCAGCTCGCCATGCGGGAGACGAGCCTGGGGCTGGTGCCGGACCTCGCGGGGACTAAACCGCTCGTGTCCTGCGTTGGCTACGCACGGGCGCTGGAGATCTGCGCGACCGGCCGGTTCGTGGGCGCCAGCGAGGCGCACGCCATCGGCCTGGCCACGGTGGTCGTGCCGCGTGACGAGCTCGACGAGACGACCGGCGACCTGGTGCAGGCCCTGCTGGACACCCCGGCCGGGGCGCTGCGCGAGCTCAAGCCGCTGCTGCGCTCCGCGACCGAGTCGCCGCCGGGGGACCAGCTGCGGCACGAGCGCGAGGCGCAGGTCCGCCGGCTGGCGGCGCTGGCCCGAGGCGATGGCTGA
- a CDS encoding ABC-F family ATP-binding cassette domain-containing protein, whose translation MIAATDIELRAGARILIESATFRVGPGDRIGLVGRNGAGKTTLTKVLAGEGQPAGGAVTRSGTVGYLPQDPRTGDLTVLARDRILSARGLDVLVRKLRETEGAMASADPETHEAAMERYPKLQARFEAAGGYAAESEAATIASALGLDQRILGQPLSTLSGGQRRRVELSRILFSGNETLLLDEPTNHLDADSIVWLRDYLKTYKGGLIVISHDVDLLDQVVNKVFHLDANRATIDQYTLGWKAYLAQRETDEKRRRRERANAEKKASTLLAQAAKMGAKATKATAAHNMARRAEKMLGGLEAERAQDKVAHLRFPDPAPCGKTPLMARGLSRSYGSLEVFTDVDLAIDRGSKVVVLGLNGAGKTTLLRMLAGVDAPDTGEILPGHGLKIGYYAQEHENLDTARSVLDNMKSAAPDLGETEVRKVLGSFLFSGDDVDKPAAVLSGGEKTRLSLALLVVSAANVLLLDEPTNNLDPASREEILGALRTFTGAVVLVSHDEGAVEALEPERVLVLPDGVEDLWGPEYLELISLA comes from the coding sequence GTGATCGCCGCGACGGACATCGAGCTGCGCGCGGGGGCGCGCATCCTCATCGAGAGCGCGACCTTCCGGGTCGGCCCGGGCGACCGGATCGGTCTGGTCGGGCGCAACGGAGCGGGCAAGACGACGCTGACCAAGGTGCTGGCGGGGGAGGGACAGCCCGCGGGCGGCGCCGTCACCCGGTCCGGCACCGTCGGATACCTGCCGCAGGACCCCCGCACCGGTGACCTGACGGTCCTGGCCCGCGACCGGATCCTGTCCGCCCGCGGCCTGGACGTCCTCGTCCGCAAGCTGCGTGAGACCGAGGGCGCCATGGCGAGCGCGGACCCGGAGACGCACGAGGCGGCGATGGAGCGCTATCCCAAGCTGCAGGCGCGCTTCGAGGCGGCAGGGGGGTATGCCGCGGAGTCCGAGGCCGCCACCATCGCGTCGGCCCTGGGCCTGGACCAGCGGATCCTGGGGCAGCCGTTGTCGACCCTGTCCGGCGGCCAGCGGCGGCGCGTCGAGCTGTCGCGAATCCTCTTCTCCGGCAACGAGACCCTGCTGCTCGACGAGCCCACCAACCACCTGGATGCCGACTCGATCGTCTGGCTGCGGGACTACCTCAAGACCTACAAGGGTGGCCTGATCGTCATCAGCCACGACGTCGACCTGCTCGACCAGGTGGTCAACAAGGTCTTCCACCTCGACGCCAACCGGGCCACCATCGACCAGTACACCCTGGGCTGGAAGGCCTACCTCGCCCAGCGGGAGACCGACGAGAAGCGCCGCCGCCGCGAGCGCGCCAACGCCGAGAAGAAGGCGTCCACGCTGCTCGCGCAGGCCGCCAAGATGGGCGCCAAGGCGACCAAGGCGACCGCCGCGCACAACATGGCGCGACGTGCGGAGAAGATGCTGGGCGGTCTCGAGGCCGAGCGGGCGCAGGACAAGGTGGCGCACCTGCGCTTCCCGGACCCCGCGCCGTGCGGCAAGACCCCGCTCATGGCGCGCGGCCTGTCCCGGTCCTACGGCTCGCTGGAGGTCTTCACCGACGTCGACCTGGCCATCGACCGCGGGTCCAAGGTCGTCGTCCTCGGTCTCAACGGCGCCGGCAAGACGACCCTGCTGCGGATGCTCGCCGGCGTCGACGCGCCTGACACCGGGGAGATCCTGCCTGGCCACGGCCTCAAGATCGGCTACTACGCCCAGGAGCACGAGAACCTCGACACCGCCCGCTCGGTCCTCGACAACATGAAGTCGGCCGCGCCGGACCTCGGGGAGACCGAGGTCCGCAAGGTGCTGGGGTCCTTCCTCTTCTCCGGCGACGACGTCGACAAGCCGGCCGCGGTCCTCTCCGGCGGCGAGAAGACCCGGCTCTCCCTCGCGCTGCTCGTCGTGTCCGCCGCCAACGTGCTGCTCCTCGACGAGCCCACCAACAACCTCGACCCCGCCTCGCGCGAGGAGATCCTCGGTGCCCTGCGGACCTTCACCGGGGCGGTCGTCCTGGTCTCGCACGACGAGGGTGCCGTCGAGGCCCTCGAGCCCGAGCGGGTCCTCGTGCTGCCGGACGGCGTCGAGGACCTGTGGGGGCCGGAGTACCTCGAGCTGATCTCCCTCGCCTGA
- the ypfJ gene encoding KPN_02809 family neutral zinc metallopeptidase, translating into MSFNDDAQLDTSQVERGGGGGMSPGGMIIGGGGGLGLLGLLVVLLLQMCGGGNASLPTDSGAQNQSQGQQDLERCKTGADANSDVECRVVGTVNSVQAYWAKVFPEQAGRNYANAKTSLYQGREQSACGTASNQVGPFYCPTDRKVYIDASFFNLLTKQFGADDGALAQEYVVAHEYGHHIQNQLGLLQKAQQDPQGPQSGGVRVELMADCLAGMWAKDASTVPGKNGKPFLKPLTQQDINSALSAAKAVGDDHIQSSMGSGQVNPESWTHGSSQARQRWFMTGYSKGSLQACNTFAVDRVE; encoded by the coding sequence ATGAGCTTCAACGACGACGCCCAGCTCGACACCAGCCAGGTCGAGCGAGGCGGAGGTGGGGGGATGAGCCCCGGCGGCATGATCATCGGTGGCGGTGGTGGCCTCGGGCTCCTCGGTCTGCTGGTCGTGCTGCTGCTGCAGATGTGCGGCGGGGGCAACGCCTCCCTCCCCACCGACTCGGGTGCGCAGAACCAGTCCCAGGGCCAGCAGGACCTCGAGCGCTGCAAGACCGGCGCCGACGCCAACAGCGACGTCGAGTGCCGCGTGGTGGGCACCGTCAACTCGGTGCAGGCGTACTGGGCCAAGGTCTTCCCGGAGCAGGCGGGGCGCAACTACGCGAACGCCAAGACCAGCCTCTACCAGGGGCGCGAGCAGTCCGCCTGCGGCACCGCCTCCAACCAGGTCGGCCCGTTCTACTGCCCCACCGACCGCAAGGTCTACATCGACGCCTCCTTCTTCAACCTGCTGACCAAGCAGTTCGGCGCGGACGACGGCGCGCTGGCGCAGGAGTACGTCGTGGCCCACGAGTATGGCCACCACATCCAGAACCAGCTCGGCCTCCTGCAGAAGGCGCAGCAGGACCCGCAGGGCCCGCAGTCCGGTGGGGTGCGGGTCGAGCTCATGGCGGACTGCCTGGCCGGCATGTGGGCCAAGGACGCCTCAACCGTCCCCGGCAAGAACGGCAAGCCCTTCCTCAAGCCGCTGACCCAGCAGGACATCAACTCCGCGCTGTCGGCCGCCAAGGCCGTCGGCGACGACCACATCCAGTCCTCGATGGGCTCCGGCCAGGTCAACCCCGAGTCGTGGACGCACGGCTCGTCCCAGGCCCGGCAGCGGTGGTTCATGACCGGCTACTCCAAGGGCAGCCTGCAGGCCTGCAACACCTTCGCCGTCGACCGGGTGGAGTGA
- a CDS encoding alpha-glucosidase has translation MLQTDLPGDWWKDAVVYQVYPKSFQDSDGDGIGDLRGIIDRLDHLQRLGVDVIWLSPVYRSPMDDNGYDISDYEDVDPVFGTMADLTELVERAHDAGIRLVMDLVVNHTSDEHPWFVESRSSRESPKRDWYLWRDEPNNWESFFSGSAWAFDEATGQYYLHLFSRKQPDLNWDNPEVRQAVCAMMRRWMDRGIDGFRMDVINLISKTPGLPDGEQAEGAELGNGFPLVACGPRLEDYLQEMHREVFADHPRAYLTVGEMPGVTIEQARDYTDPARREVDMVFQFEHVDLDGGPGGKFDVQPLTMPRVRQSLMAWQVGLAETGWNSLYWDNHDQPRAVSRFGDDDPVWRVRSAKTLATVLHLLRGTPYVYQGEELGMTNMPFAGLEDLRDIESLNYYRAARERGVAPEVLLAGIRAKGRDNARTPVQWDGSPHAGFTTGTPWIAVNPNHVEINAAAQVEDPESVFAHYRRLIALRHTEPVVSRGGIEPVAMEHPDLWAYTRSSDGTQLLVLASFTREPLAVPEELLDGWQDAEVVIATSDTALCDGVLAGWESVVLRRAGRR, from the coding sequence ATGCTGCAGACCGACCTGCCCGGCGACTGGTGGAAGGACGCCGTCGTCTACCAGGTGTACCCGAAGTCCTTCCAGGACAGCGACGGCGACGGCATCGGGGATCTGCGCGGCATCATCGACCGGCTCGACCACCTGCAGCGGCTCGGCGTGGACGTGATCTGGCTCAGCCCCGTCTACCGCTCGCCGATGGACGACAACGGCTACGACATCAGCGACTACGAGGACGTCGACCCCGTGTTCGGGACGATGGCGGATCTGACCGAGCTCGTCGAGCGGGCGCACGACGCCGGCATACGGCTGGTCATGGACCTGGTCGTCAACCACACCAGCGACGAGCACCCGTGGTTCGTGGAGAGCCGGTCCAGCCGCGAGAGCCCCAAGCGGGACTGGTACCTCTGGCGCGACGAGCCCAACAACTGGGAGTCCTTCTTCTCCGGCTCCGCGTGGGCGTTCGACGAGGCGACGGGGCAGTACTACCTGCACCTCTTCTCCCGCAAGCAGCCGGACCTCAACTGGGACAACCCCGAGGTCCGGCAGGCGGTCTGCGCCATGATGCGGCGCTGGATGGACCGGGGGATCGACGGCTTCCGGATGGACGTCATCAACCTCATCTCCAAGACGCCGGGGCTGCCCGACGGCGAGCAGGCCGAGGGCGCCGAGCTCGGCAACGGCTTCCCGCTCGTGGCGTGCGGCCCGCGGCTGGAGGACTACCTGCAGGAGATGCACCGCGAGGTCTTCGCGGATCACCCGCGCGCCTACCTGACGGTGGGGGAGATGCCAGGGGTGACGATCGAGCAGGCGCGGGACTACACCGACCCCGCCCGGCGCGAGGTCGACATGGTCTTCCAGTTCGAGCACGTCGACCTCGACGGCGGGCCGGGCGGGAAGTTCGACGTCCAGCCGCTCACCATGCCCCGGGTCCGGCAGTCGCTGATGGCCTGGCAGGTGGGGCTCGCCGAGACCGGCTGGAACTCGCTCTACTGGGACAACCACGACCAGCCGCGCGCGGTGTCGCGCTTCGGCGACGACGATCCCGTATGGCGCGTCCGGTCCGCCAAGACCCTGGCCACCGTCCTGCACCTGCTGCGCGGCACGCCCTACGTCTACCAGGGCGAGGAGCTCGGGATGACCAACATGCCCTTCGCCGGCCTCGAGGACCTGCGCGACATCGAGTCGCTCAACTACTACCGGGCGGCGCGCGAGCGCGGCGTGGCGCCGGAGGTGCTGCTGGCCGGCATCCGGGCCAAGGGCCGCGACAACGCCCGCACCCCGGTCCAGTGGGACGGCTCGCCGCACGCCGGCTTCACGACGGGGACGCCGTGGATCGCGGTCAACCCCAACCACGTCGAGATCAACGCGGCCGCGCAGGTCGAGGACCCCGAGTCGGTCTTCGCGCACTACCGGCGGCTGATCGCGTTGCGGCACACCGAGCCGGTCGTCTCGCGCGGTGGGATCGAGCCGGTCGCCATGGAGCACCCGGACCTGTGGGCCTACACGCGGTCGAGCGACGGCACGCAGCTGCTGGTCCTGGCGTCGTTCACCCGCGAGCCGCTGGCCGTGCCGGAGGAGCTGCTCGACGGGTGGCAGGACGCCGAGGTGGTGATCGCCACCAGCGACACCGCTCTCTGCGACGGCGTGCTGGCGGGCTGGGAGTCCGTCGTCCTGCGCCGGGCCGGACGGCGCTAG
- a CDS encoding HAD family hydrolase: protein MTTRTVGFDLDQTLVDSTERIVESFRSAFRAMRLADVAPSAFTPWFGYPLEEILRHVAPGVDPAAFVPHYRHAYDVERPGQAGPMPGARAALEWLRDNGFRVVVVSAKHHPVVEVALADAGLGDLVDAYYGDHFGEQKAIPLREEDAAFYVGDHVADMHAASLAGVTGVAVVSGAHDTRALREAGAGAVIASLTDLPATIERLLD, encoded by the coding sequence ATGACGACCCGCACCGTCGGCTTCGACCTCGACCAGACCCTCGTTGACTCCACCGAACGCATCGTGGAGTCCTTCCGTTCGGCCTTCCGAGCGATGCGGCTGGCCGACGTGGCCCCGTCGGCGTTCACGCCGTGGTTCGGCTACCCGCTGGAGGAGATCCTGCGGCACGTCGCCCCCGGCGTGGACCCGGCCGCGTTCGTCCCGCACTACCGGCACGCGTACGACGTCGAGCGCCCGGGGCAGGCGGGGCCGATGCCGGGCGCCCGGGCGGCACTGGAGTGGTTGCGGGACAACGGCTTCCGCGTCGTGGTGGTGTCGGCGAAGCACCACCCCGTGGTCGAGGTGGCCCTCGCCGACGCGGGGCTCGGGGACCTCGTGGACGCCTACTACGGCGACCACTTCGGGGAGCAGAAGGCGATCCCCCTGCGGGAGGAGGACGCGGCGTTCTACGTCGGCGACCACGTGGCCGACATGCACGCTGCCTCGCTCGCCGGCGTGACCGGCGTCGCTGTCGTCTCCGGGGCGCACGACACGCGGGCCCTGCGCGAGGCCGGGGCCGGGGCGGTCATCGCGTCGCTCACCGACCTGCCGGCCACGATCGAGCGGCTGCTCGACTGA